A stretch of Bos mutus isolate GX-2022 chromosome 8, NWIPB_WYAK_1.1, whole genome shotgun sequence DNA encodes these proteins:
- the TPD52L3 gene encoding tumor protein D55, with amino-acid sequence MPDALTETSTGLCESHLTAEPEDLTEAEQKELKCELAKLEAEIVMLRQALAAKERRCVELKKKLALTAFGGLRQNLSKSWHDVQVSNAYVKQKTSAALSTMGSAICRKLGDMKKSVTFRSFEG; translated from the exons ATGCCAGACGCCTTGACAGAGACCTCTACAGGCCTTTGTGAATCCCACTTGACTGCCGAACCAGAGGATCTCACTGAGGCAGAGCAAAAGGAGCTCAAATGTGAGCTCGCTAAACTGGAGGCAGAAATTGTAATGCTACGCCAAGCGCTGGCAGCCAAAGAGAGACGCTGTGTGGAGCTCAAGAAGAAGTTGGCCCTTACGGCCTTCGGGGGGCTGAGGCAGAATCTGTCCAAGAGCTGGCACGACGTTCAGGTCTCCAACGCCTACGTGAAACAAAAGACGTCAGCTGCCCTGTCCACGATGGGCTCTGCCATCTGCAGGAAGCTTGGAGATATGAAGAAATCAGTCACATTCAGATCCTTTGAAG ggtag